Below is a genomic region from Deinococcus koreensis.
GCAGGCCCGGCCCGGCGAGTTCTGGCCGCCCGGCTGGCTGGGCCAGGAGGTCTACGACTGGCGGCCTCCCAACGGGGCCCCGGATCGCCGCGCGGCGTGGAGCGGCTCGGGTCACCTGCTGCGGCGCTGGACGATGGCCCGAGCCCTGAGCGGCAACTGGTGGAAGGAGGTGCGCAGCGACGTGCCGGGCGCCACCCCGCCGCACCTGAAGACCCCGCTGGAACTGGCCGACCACTGGGCCGTGCGCGTGCTGGGCCAGCCGCTCCCTCCAGGCAGCCGTGCGGTCGTGGCCCGGCAGCTCGCCGCCGGAGGAGAGATCACGGCGCCCCTGAGCCCCGAACAGATCCGCGAGCGCCTGCCCGACGCCGTGGCCTTCGTGCTGATGACCCCTGAGGCCCTGGTCAGCTAGCGGTTCACGCTCGGGCCGCGGTGACCGCCCGCGACCCGACGACAGCTCAAGACGACACCGTGCCGGACGAGGAGGATCGCCCCTATGCAGACCAACCGACGTGGATTCCTGATGGGCTGTTCGGCCGCCATCGCGGCGCTCAGCGGGGCGCGGCTGGGCACGCTGGCCCTGGCCGCGCCCGACGCCGGCAACGGACACGCGCTGGTGGTGCTGTTCCTGCGCGGCGGCTGGGACGCCCTGAACGTGCTGCCCCCCCTGGACGGCCCCGACCGGGGCATCTACGAGGCTGCGCGGCCCGGCCTGAAACTGCCGCGCAGCGGCGAGCGGGCGGCCCTGCCCCTGGGCGACCAGTTCGGGCTGCACCCGGCGATGGCCCCGCTGCGCGAGCTGTATCAGGCCGGAGCGCTGGGGCTGGTCACCGCCACCGGCCTGACCGGCGAGACCCGCAGCCACTTCGACGCCATGGACTTCATCGAGCGCGGCTCCTCCGGCGAGGTCGGCCTGGGGCCCCTGGGCGACGGCTGGCTGGCCCGCCACCTCGCCAGCGCGCCGGGAGCGGCGGGCGGGGTGGACGTGCTCTCGCCGGCGCTGAGCGTGGGCGGCAGCCCCGCCGCCTCGCTGCGCGGTCAGGACGCGCTGGCCCTGCAGGACGCCGGAGACTTCCGACTCGACGATTCTCCCGAGGGCCGGCGCTGGCTGGAGGAGGCGCTCTCGGGCCTGTACCGGGGCGAGAGCTGGCTTCACCGCGCGGGCCAGCACACCCTGCGCGACCTGCGGATGATCGCCGGAGCGCAGCTCGCCGCGCCCAAGGGGTATCCCGACAGCGAACTCGGCCACAGCCTGGGCACGGTGGCCCAGATCCTGCGGGCCGGGCTGGGCGTGCGGGTCGCCACGGTGGACTTCGGCGGCTGGGACACCCACGAATACCAGGGGGACGGCGGGCAGGGCCACCTCGCGGAACTGCTGGGCGAACTGAGCACGGCCCTGCACGCCTTCTGGGCCGACGTCTCGGGCGCCGGCCTGGGCGGCAGGGTCACGGTGATCGTGCAGAGCGAGTTCGGGCGCCGGCTCACCCAGAACGCCTCGGGCGGCACCGACCACGGCCACGGCGGCCTGAGCCTGCTGCTGGGGGCCGGGGTGAAGGGCGGCCGGATCCACGGACGCTGGCCCGGGCTCGCTCCGGGCGCGCTCTACGACGGCGCCGATCTCGCCGTGACCACCGACTACCGGCAGGTGCTGGGCGAGGTGCTGGGCGGCCCCG
It encodes:
- a CDS encoding DUF1501 domain-containing protein, producing MQTNRRGFLMGCSAAIAALSGARLGTLALAAPDAGNGHALVVLFLRGGWDALNVLPPLDGPDRGIYEAARPGLKLPRSGERAALPLGDQFGLHPAMAPLRELYQAGALGLVTATGLTGETRSHFDAMDFIERGSSGEVGLGPLGDGWLARHLASAPGAAGGVDVLSPALSVGGSPAASLRGQDALALQDAGDFRLDDSPEGRRWLEEALSGLYRGESWLHRAGQHTLRDLRMIAGAQLAAPKGYPDSELGHSLGTVAQILRAGLGVRVATVDFGGWDTHEYQGDGGQGHLAELLGELSTALHAFWADVSGAGLGGRVTVIVQSEFGRRLTQNASGGTDHGHGGLSLLLGAGVKGGRIHGRWPGLAPGALYDGADLAVTTDYRQVLGEVLGGPAGNPHLDKVFPGFKAGPALGVVNGPAAGG